In Equus przewalskii isolate Varuska chromosome 22, EquPr2, whole genome shotgun sequence, the following proteins share a genomic window:
- the LOC139078372 gene encoding uncharacterized protein, whose product MQRHCNAGKFFLRSNLWLFPTADRRGDLSAEPSRGAPDPRPPGVATASPEREGGPAAKRERNVDALAPLSAPGFGPARRRGPSGRRRTPRLSVGTTAPARPDTPRGLVPAAARAGLRMLRRGPGMLRWRLGMLRRGRPRMHSALRGHVRRGRAATCGARAPGVGTRPWCPPSLFLAVMFALASAFGEKREIVSCSALAGETRARARKVDAVSPEGVQLDATSSVKPSWMLQADTTVPSLSGTLRMTL is encoded by the exons ATGCAGAGACATTGCAATGCTGGGAAGTTCTTCCTGAGGTCTAACCTCTGGCTCTTTCCCACAGCCGACAGAAGAGGGGACCTGAGTGCGGAGCCGAGCCGCGGCGCCCCCGACCCGCGGCCACCAGGTGTCGCCACGGCGTCGCCCGAGCGGGAGGGCGGACCGGCCGCGAAGCGCGAGCGGAATGTGGACGCTCTGGCGCCGCTCAGCGCCCCCGGGTTCGGCCCAGCCCGGCGCCGGGGGCCCAGCGGCCGACGAAGGACGCCGCGGCTGAGCGTCGGGACCACGGCGCCTGCACGCCCGGACACGCCGAGAGGACTGGTGCCCGCGGCCGCCCGGGCGGGACTCAGGATGCTCCGGCGGGGACCCGGGATGCTCCGGTGGCGGCTCGGGATGCTCCGGCGGGGACGGCCGCGGATGCACTCTGCTTTGCGGGGGCATGTGCGGCGGGGGCGCGCTGCAACCTGCGGGGCGCGGGCTCCGGGCGTCGGCACGCGGCCTTGGTGTCCCCCTTCTCTGTTTCTCGCCGTTATGTTTGCACTGGCTTCTGCCTTCggtgaaaagagagagattgtaTCCTGCAGTGCATTGGCGGGAGAGACACGGGCAAGGGCAAGGAAGGTGGACGCGGTCAGTCCTGAGGG GGTCCAGTTAGATGcgacctcctctgtgaagccctcctGGATGCTACAGGCAGATACCACCGTTCCTTCCTTGTCCGGCACTCTGAGGATGACTCTGTGA